A genome region from Paradevosia shaoguanensis includes the following:
- a CDS encoding methyl-accepting chemotaxis protein, whose protein sequence is MRSQAVIEFDLEGRILTANKNFLDTMGYTLEEIVGQHHRMFMDATEVASPAYATFWQQLARGEFQSAQYRRLGKGGREIWLQASYNPVLDRHGKARKVIKFATDITEQKNVAADQEGKIAAISRSQAVIEFKLDGTIMTANENFLATLNYRLDEIMGKHHRMFVDPAYAASRDYENFWAKLRSGEFIAAEFRRLGKGGVEVWIQASYNPVLDANGKPVKVVKFATDITERKKAEGIIDQLKNSLARMARGDLGGRIDAQFTGQYEELRVAFNQSLEQMTAIVARLRTTSRALKTATGEILSGANDLSERTTKQAATIEETSATMEQLATTVVENAKRAEAASAKARSVSQTASEGGEVMNRATEAMEKITTSSSKISNIIGMIDDIAFQTNLLALNASVEAARAGDAGKGFAVVAVEVRRLAQSAAGASAEVKALIEQSASEVGGGSRLVADAASKLVAMLDAVKENSALIEGIASAGREQAGAIEEVSTAVRQLDEMTQHNAALVEETNAAIEQTEAQASELDKIVDEFHTEERSVELPVRALQERVKVAAKTYLGKEKVAVGQDWAEF, encoded by the coding sequence ATGCGCTCGCAGGCCGTCATCGAGTTCGACCTCGAGGGCAGGATTCTCACGGCCAACAAGAACTTCCTCGATACGATGGGCTACACGCTCGAAGAGATCGTGGGCCAGCACCACCGCATGTTCATGGATGCCACCGAGGTCGCCTCGCCTGCCTACGCGACCTTCTGGCAGCAGCTGGCGCGCGGCGAGTTCCAGTCGGCGCAATACCGGCGGCTCGGCAAGGGCGGGCGGGAGATCTGGCTGCAGGCGAGCTACAACCCGGTGCTCGACAGGCACGGCAAGGCGCGCAAGGTGATCAAGTTCGCCACCGATATCACCGAGCAGAAGAACGTCGCGGCGGACCAGGAGGGCAAGATCGCCGCGATCTCGCGGTCGCAGGCGGTGATCGAGTTCAAGCTCGACGGCACGATCATGACGGCCAACGAGAACTTCCTCGCCACGCTCAACTACCGGCTCGACGAGATCATGGGCAAGCACCACCGCATGTTCGTCGATCCCGCCTATGCGGCGAGCCGGGACTACGAGAATTTCTGGGCCAAGCTGCGCTCGGGCGAGTTCATTGCCGCCGAGTTCAGGCGGTTGGGAAAAGGCGGGGTCGAGGTCTGGATACAGGCCTCCTACAACCCCGTGCTCGATGCCAACGGCAAGCCGGTCAAGGTGGTGAAGTTCGCCACCGACATTACCGAGCGCAAGAAGGCCGAGGGCATTATCGATCAGCTCAAGAACAGCCTGGCGCGCATGGCGCGGGGCGACCTCGGCGGGCGGATCGATGCGCAGTTCACCGGCCAGTACGAGGAATTGCGGGTGGCGTTCAACCAGTCGCTCGAGCAGATGACGGCCATCGTGGCGCGGCTGCGCACGACCTCGCGGGCGCTCAAGACCGCGACCGGCGAAATCCTTTCGGGCGCCAACGATCTTTCCGAACGCACCACCAAGCAGGCGGCGACGATCGAGGAGACGTCGGCGACCATGGAGCAATTGGCCACGACCGTCGTCGAGAACGCCAAACGGGCGGAGGCCGCCAGCGCCAAGGCACGCAGCGTCAGCCAGACCGCCAGCGAAGGCGGCGAGGTGATGAACCGGGCGACCGAGGCGATGGAGAAGATCACGACCTCTTCCTCCAAGATCTCCAACATCATCGGCATGATCGACGACATCGCCTTCCAGACCAATCTTCTGGCCTTGAACGCCTCGGTGGAAGCGGCGCGGGCAGGTGACGCGGGCAAGGGTTTTGCCGTGGTGGCCGTCGAAGTGCGGCGGCTGGCGCAGAGTGCGGCTGGCGCATCGGCCGAGGTCAAGGCGCTGATCGAACAGAGCGCGAGCGAAGTCGGCGGCGGGTCGCGGCTCGTCGCCGATGCAGCGAGCAAGCTCGTGGCCATGCTCGATGCGGTCAAGGAGAACTCGGCGCTGATCGAAGGCATCGCCTCGGCGGGCCGCGAGCAGGCCGGCGCGATCGAGGAGGTTTCGACCGCCGTTCGCCAGCTCGACGAGATGACCCAGCACAATGCGGCGCTGGTCGAAGAGACCAACGCGGCCATCGAGCAGACCGAGGCGCAGGCTTCCGAACTCGACAAGATCGTCGATGAGTTCCACACCGAGGAGCGCTCGGTCGAGCTGCCGGTTCGCGCTCTGCAGGAACGGGTCAAGGTTGCGGCCAAGACTTATCTGGGCAAGGAAAAGGTCGCGGTCGGGCAGGACTGGGCGGAGTTCTAG
- a CDS encoding aspartate/glutamate racemase family protein: protein MKTIGLIGGMSWESTAHYYAVINRETARLRGGLHSAPLLVHSVDFAPIEQLQREGNWEKAGEILADIAVSLEAQGAGIIGLATNTMHIVAPAITAQLTVPFVHIADPTADALLTDGYDTVGLLGTRFTMEMPFYRERLEARGLKVLTPDVDRTNLNGIIYEELCLGIIREESRTLYVNAIDRLAHRGAQAVILGCTEIDMLIDDSNSPLPVFDTTDLHAKALVAAALA from the coding sequence GTGAAGACCATCGGCCTGATCGGCGGGATGAGCTGGGAGTCGACGGCGCACTACTACGCCGTCATCAACCGCGAGACCGCGCGCCTGCGCGGCGGCCTGCATTCGGCCCCGCTCCTCGTCCACTCGGTGGACTTCGCCCCTATCGAGCAATTGCAGCGCGAGGGCAATTGGGAGAAGGCCGGGGAAATCCTCGCCGATATCGCCGTCTCGCTCGAAGCGCAGGGCGCCGGCATCATCGGGCTGGCCACCAACACCATGCATATCGTGGCCCCGGCCATCACCGCCCAGCTCACCGTGCCCTTCGTCCATATCGCCGACCCGACGGCCGATGCGCTCCTCACGGACGGCTACGACACCGTGGGGCTCCTCGGCACCCGCTTCACCATGGAAATGCCCTTCTATCGCGAGCGGCTGGAAGCGCGCGGCCTCAAGGTGCTGACCCCCGATGTCGACCGCACCAACCTCAACGGCATCATCTACGAAGAGCTTTGCCTGGGCATCATCCGCGAGGAGAGCAGGACGCTCTACGTCAACGCCATCGACCGGCTGGCCCATCGCGGCGCGCAGGCGGTGATCCTCGGCTGCACCGAGATCGACATGCTGATCGACGACAGCAATTCCCCGCTGCCGGTCTTCGATACGACCGACCTCCACGCCAAGGCCCTGGTCGCCGCGGCACTGGCCTGA
- a CDS encoding GNAT family N-acetyltransferase — MVEIRRLKETDRDAWRRQRLLLWPGHVEAEFDTDITQMLANPDTPTFGGFEGGELVGFAEASVRPYGAGCETSPVAWLEGIYVAPSHRRQGLGRGLVDAVASWARERGFSEMGSDAAIYNTTSHLSHAGWGFEETERIVLFRRKLT, encoded by the coding sequence ATGGTTGAGATCCGGCGCCTCAAGGAAACCGACCGCGACGCCTGGCGTCGCCAGCGCCTGCTGCTCTGGCCCGGCCATGTCGAGGCCGAATTCGACACCGACATAACCCAGATGCTCGCCAACCCCGACACGCCTACCTTTGGCGGCTTCGAGGGCGGCGAACTGGTCGGCTTCGCCGAAGCCTCGGTGCGCCCTTATGGCGCCGGCTGCGAGACCTCGCCCGTCGCCTGGCTCGAAGGCATCTACGTCGCCCCGAGCCATCGCCGCCAGGGCCTGGGCCGCGGGCTGGTCGATGCCGTCGCCAGCTGGGCTCGCGAACGGGGCTTCTCCGAAATGGGCTCGGACGCCGCCATCTACAACACGACCTCGCACCTGAGCCATGCCGGCTGGGGCTTCGAGGAGACCGAGCGCATCGTGCTCTTCCGGCGGAAGCTCACGTGA
- a CDS encoding RNA pyrophosphohydrolase, producing MPKPIRENMPYRDCVGVAVFNRRGQVFIGRRKPEDDPEDSSEMGAPWQMPQGGIDKGEAPLETAHRELFEETSIRSVRLIAEAPEWIYYDLPDEALGVALKGKYRGQRQRWFAFLFTGDEAEINVLEPGQGQHPAEFNAWRWEELKRMPDIVVEFKHDAYEQVVAAFADIPEQVSDG from the coding sequence ATGCCTAAACCCATTCGTGAGAACATGCCCTACCGCGACTGCGTCGGCGTCGCCGTCTTCAATCGCCGGGGCCAGGTCTTCATCGGCCGCCGCAAGCCGGAGGACGATCCGGAAGACAGCTCCGAAATGGGCGCCCCCTGGCAGATGCCGCAAGGCGGGATCGACAAGGGCGAGGCCCCGCTCGAAACCGCCCATCGCGAGCTCTTCGAGGAAACCAGCATCCGCTCGGTCCGCCTCATCGCCGAAGCGCCGGAATGGATCTATTACGACCTGCCCGACGAAGCGCTGGGCGTCGCGCTCAAGGGCAAGTATCGCGGGCAGCGCCAGCGCTGGTTCGCCTTCCTCTTCACCGGGGACGAGGCCGAGATCAACGTGCTGGAGCCCGGCCAGGGCCAGCACCCCGCCGAGTTCAACGCCTGGCGCTGGGAAGAACTCAAGCGCATGCCCGACATCGTCGTCGAGTTCAAGCATGACGCCTATGAACAGGTCGTCGCCGCCTTCGCCGATATTCCCGAGCAGGTGAGCGATGGTTGA
- a CDS encoding divergent polysaccharide deacetylase family protein, producing the protein MADELSAPLSRKTDRIRNARAARRTLRLPLARIGFALIVLIVGAVVLRLLLVNDPQGGRPQASADINSSRNGNALASQVSSPSIATITADPEERPVTSGGAQIISVDPNLASGGNAALGTEANDFGVVPDLAEETQNGPIPRIAADGRTPFDVYSRASITPETAGGKPLVALIITGLGLNQATTLEAVDKLPGPVTMAFAPYGKTLNVTAAAARNAGHELLLQLPLEPFDYPDNDPGPQTLLTGQQPRANIDKLYWLMTRIGGYVGVMNYMGARFTSTGSDFAPIMEELGTRGLGYLDDGSSNRSLAPQLASANKVPFARAGKLLDTNPAREPILAALEALKAEAVANGSAIGVISALPVSIATVAEWAATAEDKGVILVPASALMKR; encoded by the coding sequence ATGGCCGACGAGCTGAGCGCTCCCCTCAGTCGCAAGACCGACAGGATCCGCAACGCGCGCGCGGCCCGCCGCACGCTTCGCCTGCCACTGGCCCGTATCGGTTTCGCGCTGATCGTCCTTATCGTCGGCGCGGTCGTCCTGCGCCTCCTCCTGGTGAACGACCCGCAGGGCGGACGCCCCCAGGCTTCGGCCGATATCAACAGCAGCCGCAACGGCAATGCGCTGGCGAGCCAGGTGTCTTCGCCCAGCATCGCGACCATCACCGCCGATCCCGAAGAGCGGCCCGTCACCAGCGGCGGCGCGCAGATCATCTCGGTCGATCCCAACCTCGCCTCGGGAGGCAATGCCGCCCTCGGGACTGAGGCCAACGACTTCGGCGTCGTGCCCGATCTCGCCGAGGAAACCCAGAACGGCCCGATCCCGCGCATCGCCGCCGATGGGCGCACCCCGTTCGACGTCTATTCGCGCGCCTCGATCACCCCGGAAACGGCGGGCGGCAAGCCGCTCGTGGCGCTGATCATCACCGGTCTCGGCCTCAACCAGGCTACGACGCTGGAGGCCGTCGACAAGCTGCCCGGCCCCGTCACCATGGCCTTTGCGCCCTATGGCAAGACGCTCAACGTCACCGCCGCCGCGGCCCGCAATGCCGGGCACGAGCTGCTGCTGCAATTGCCGCTCGAACCCTTCGACTATCCGGACAACGATCCCGGCCCGCAGACCCTCCTCACCGGCCAGCAGCCGCGCGCCAATATCGACAAGCTCTATTGGCTCATGACCCGGATCGGCGGCTATGTTGGGGTGATGAACTATATGGGCGCTCGATTCACCTCCACGGGCTCGGACTTCGCCCCGATCATGGAAGAGCTCGGCACGCGCGGGCTCGGCTATCTCGACGACGGTTCCTCCAACCGCTCGCTCGCGCCCCAGCTCGCCAGCGCCAACAAGGTGCCCTTCGCCCGCGCCGGCAAACTGCTGGATACCAATCCGGCCCGCGAGCCGATCCTTGCCGCGCTCGAAGCGCTCAAGGCCGAGGCAGTGGCGAACGGCTCGGCCATCGGCGTCATCTCGGCGCTGCCGGTTTCCATCGCCACCGTTGCGGAATGGGCCGCGACGGCCGAGGACAAAGGTGTCATTCTGGTTCCCGCCAGCGCCCTGATGAAACGGTAA
- a CDS encoding S41 family peptidase has product MNLSPVRAAALAFALTLPTLPAATFAQEQPAPPADVTKDADAAEKAKLRDPSEVYSDLNLFGEVFDRIRAEYVDQPDDKELIRAAIRGMLTSLDPHSDYLAPKDYADTQEDVSGQFGGLGIEVTMENDVLKVVSPIDDTPAAKAGILPNDFIVQINGADVQGMALDDAVAKMRGTVGSKVKLTVVREGQDKPLEFDLTRDIIAMRAVRMSMEGDVAVLRLSRFSEQAFVGIKKAIDDVYKERNGVAPKGIILDLRNNPGGLVDQAVFVADAFLKQGSVVLTRGRSEQESGRYDAKPDSLDAKIADVPLIVLINGGSASAAEIVAGALQDHKRATLIGTRSFGKGSVQSIISLGENGAMRLTTARYYTPNNRSIQAAGIQPDIVITENVPEEFKGRDEIIGEAALPGEIGGGTEEKATTGSSVYVPANKEDDTQLQYALKLINGEEQNAAYPPKSDQQTIAKVN; this is encoded by the coding sequence ATGAACCTGTCGCCTGTTCGCGCCGCCGCACTTGCGTTCGCGCTCACGCTGCCCACACTGCCTGCGGCGACCTTCGCGCAGGAGCAGCCGGCCCCGCCCGCCGACGTTACCAAGGACGCCGACGCCGCCGAAAAGGCCAAGCTGCGCGACCCCTCCGAAGTCTATTCGGACCTCAACCTCTTCGGCGAAGTCTTCGATCGCATCCGCGCCGAATATGTCGACCAGCCCGACGACAAGGAACTGATCCGTGCCGCAATCCGCGGCATGCTGACCTCGCTCGACCCGCATTCGGACTACCTGGCGCCCAAGGACTACGCCGATACGCAGGAAGACGTCTCCGGCCAGTTCGGCGGTCTGGGCATCGAGGTGACGATGGAAAACGACGTCCTCAAGGTCGTCTCGCCCATCGACGACACGCCCGCCGCCAAGGCCGGCATCCTGCCCAACGACTTCATCGTCCAGATCAATGGCGCGGACGTCCAGGGCATGGCGCTCGATGACGCGGTCGCCAAGATGCGCGGCACCGTCGGCTCCAAGGTCAAGCTCACCGTGGTGCGCGAAGGCCAGGACAAGCCGCTCGAATTCGATCTCACCCGTGACATCATCGCCATGCGCGCCGTGCGCATGAGCATGGAGGGCGACGTGGCCGTGCTGCGCCTGTCGCGCTTCTCCGAACAGGCCTTTGTCGGCATCAAGAAGGCCATCGACGATGTCTACAAGGAGCGCAACGGCGTTGCGCCCAAGGGCATCATCCTTGACCTCCGCAACAATCCGGGTGGTCTCGTCGACCAGGCCGTATTCGTGGCCGACGCCTTCCTCAAGCAGGGCTCGGTGGTTCTGACCCGTGGCCGTTCCGAGCAGGAAAGCGGCCGCTATGACGCCAAGCCGGATTCGCTCGACGCCAAGATCGCCGACGTGCCGCTGATCGTCCTCATCAATGGCGGCTCGGCCTCGGCGGCCGAAATCGTCGCCGGCGCCCTCCAGGACCACAAGCGCGCCACGCTGATCGGCACGCGCTCGTTCGGCAAGGGCTCGGTGCAGTCGATCATCTCGCTCGGTGAAAACGGCGCCATGCGCCTCACCACCGCCCGCTACTACACGCCGAACAACCGCTCGATCCAGGCGGCCGGCATCCAGCCTGATATCGTCATCACCGAGAACGTTCCGGAAGAGTTCAAGGGCCGCGACGAGATCATCGGCGAGGCTGCCCTGCCCGGCGAAATCGGTGGCGGCACCGAAGAGAAGGCGACGACCGGTTCCTCGGTCTACGTGCCCGCCAACAAGGAAGACGATACGCAGCTCCAGTACGCGCTCAAGCTCATCAACGGCGAAGAGCAGAACGCAGCGTATCCGCCCAAGAGCGACCAGCAGACCATCGCCAAGGTTAACTAA
- a CDS encoding murein hydrolase activator EnvC family protein, whose amino-acid sequence MLATALILAPALYAQSETPAPQPTETPAPVTPDAGLPATVDPLDVAPPPGTPVTAAPTEHTEESGQAALDEIEKSITVSKERADELRREIEEMSGDRTKQNAALIAAAQRVKMAEIEVASMEDKIGDLIVQELEVRGRLDGADTDMANVLAALERVSRNPPPALLVDPNNALNSARSAILMSAIFPQLHAKAEAVSTDLRQLGEIKAKAIEDEKTLKANYAVLEEEQLRIATLIAARKKGVDQMTAQLAQEEQEALSLAARATDLKQLVASLQAKATDVASTAPKTDGTAAASTMTPDAIRVALANTNRTEPAIPFDAAKGYLALPSAGTKAVDFGSGDGFGGIAQGLSLLTREDAQVVAPADGWVMYKGPYLNYGQIVILNPGNDYTILLAGLAATSVNIGQFVMMGEPVGTMGSHTIGRTVTTNAGGTRPTLYIELRKSNAPIDPTGWWAPNPTQSG is encoded by the coding sequence GTGCTTGCGACGGCTCTCATCCTCGCCCCCGCTCTCTACGCCCAGTCCGAAACGCCGGCACCCCAGCCGACCGAGACGCCCGCTCCGGTGACGCCCGATGCGGGCCTTCCAGCTACGGTCGATCCGCTCGACGTGGCCCCGCCGCCGGGCACGCCCGTTACCGCCGCGCCGACCGAACACACCGAGGAATCGGGCCAGGCCGCGCTCGACGAAATCGAAAAATCCATCACCGTTTCCAAGGAGCGCGCCGACGAGCTGCGCCGGGAAATCGAGGAGATGTCGGGCGACCGCACCAAGCAGAACGCCGCCCTGATCGCCGCTGCGCAGCGGGTCAAGATGGCCGAGATCGAAGTCGCCTCGATGGAAGACAAGATCGGCGATCTCATCGTCCAGGAGCTGGAAGTGCGCGGGCGCCTCGATGGCGCCGATACCGACATGGCCAATGTGCTGGCCGCGCTGGAGCGCGTCTCGCGCAATCCGCCACCCGCTCTCCTGGTTGATCCCAACAACGCGCTCAATTCGGCCCGCAGCGCCATCCTGATGTCGGCCATCTTCCCGCAGCTTCACGCCAAGGCCGAAGCCGTCAGCACCGATCTGCGCCAGCTCGGCGAGATCAAGGCCAAGGCCATCGAGGACGAAAAGACCCTCAAGGCCAATTATGCCGTGCTCGAGGAAGAGCAACTGCGCATCGCCACCCTCATCGCTGCCCGCAAGAAGGGCGTCGACCAGATGACCGCCCAGCTCGCCCAGGAAGAGCAGGAAGCGCTCTCGCTCGCTGCCCGCGCCACCGATCTCAAACAACTTGTCGCGAGCTTGCAGGCCAAGGCGACCGACGTCGCCAGCACCGCGCCCAAGACCGACGGCACCGCTGCCGCCTCGACCATGACGCCCGATGCCATCCGCGTTGCGCTGGCCAATACCAACCGTACCGAACCGGCAATTCCCTTCGACGCCGCAAAGGGTTACCTGGCCCTGCCGTCAGCAGGAACCAAGGCCGTCGACTTCGGCTCCGGTGACGGTTTCGGCGGCATCGCGCAAGGCCTCTCCCTCCTCACCCGCGAGGACGCGCAGGTGGTGGCGCCGGCCGACGGCTGGGTGATGTATAAGGGCCCCTACCTCAATTATGGCCAAATCGTCATTCTCAATCCCGGCAATGACTACACGATCCTCCTCGCCGGACTTGCGGCGACTTCAGTCAATATCGGCCAGTTCGTCATGATGGGCGAACCCGTGGGCACGATGGGATCACATACAATTGGCCGGACCGTGACCACCAATGCTGGCGGAACCCGCCCGACCCTTTATATTGAGCTGAGAAAAAGCAACGCGCCCATCGACCCGACGGGATGGTGGGCCCCGAACCCGACGCAAAGTGGATAA
- a CDS encoding GNAT family N-acetyltransferase, with amino-acid sequence MPADAFTIVRIGAADELRFAAIAPGVFDEAIDTGRLKAYLAAPGHIMVLAFEGDLVIGQCAGVIHHHPDKPTELYVDEVGTASTHLRRGIATAMLKELFAWGRELGCTEAWLGTETDNLAANALYASLGGKREGMVYFEFDL; translated from the coding sequence TTGCCGGCTGACGCCTTCACCATCGTCCGGATCGGCGCGGCGGACGAACTCCGCTTCGCCGCGATCGCCCCGGGCGTCTTCGACGAGGCGATCGACACCGGGCGTCTCAAGGCCTATCTTGCCGCGCCCGGCCACATCATGGTGCTGGCCTTCGAGGGCGACCTCGTCATCGGCCAATGTGCTGGCGTCATCCACCACCACCCGGACAAGCCCACCGAGCTTTATGTCGACGAAGTCGGCACCGCCTCGACGCATCTGCGGCGCGGCATCGCCACGGCCATGCTGAAAGAGCTCTTCGCATGGGGTCGGGAGCTCGGCTGCACGGAGGCCTGGCTCGGCACCGAGACCGACAACCTGGCGGCCAACGCCCTCTATGCGTCCCTCGGTGGCAAGCGCGAGGGCATGGTCTATTTCGAGTTCGACCTCTGA
- the rlmN gene encoding 23S rRNA (adenine(2503)-C(2))-methyltransferase RlmN has protein sequence MSIALNLDHATAPRPARQTRKPLVGLDRAALAQTLVEGGIAEREARMRASQLWNWMYVNGVTDFERMTNIGKGVRQQLADNFMLDRPEIVTEQVSSDGTRKWLFRFRDPANPNMPPVEVETVYIPETDRGTLCVSSQVGCTLTCSFCHTGTQTLVRNLTAGEILGQVLMARERLGDFPGGSRPTDGLVPSGETRAITNIVMMGMGEPLYNYDNVKQALLIASDEAGISLSKRRITLSTSGVVPKIGPTGSEIGVMLAISLHAVRDDLRDILVPINKKWPLKELLQACRDYPGLSNARRITFEYVMLRDINDSDADARELVRLLAGIPAKINLIPFNPWPGSNYECSTSSRIEKFADIVNRAGYASPVRTPRGRDIFAACGQLKSETERLSKKDREALAG, from the coding sequence ATGAGCATCGCTCTCAATCTCGACCACGCGACCGCGCCGCGCCCGGCGCGCCAGACCCGCAAGCCGCTCGTCGGGCTCGATCGCGCCGCACTGGCGCAGACGCTTGTCGAGGGCGGCATTGCCGAGCGCGAGGCGCGCATGCGCGCCAGCCAGCTCTGGAACTGGATGTACGTGAACGGGGTCACCGATTTCGAGCGCATGACCAATATCGGCAAGGGCGTCCGCCAGCAGCTCGCCGACAATTTCATGCTCGACCGCCCGGAGATCGTCACCGAGCAGGTCTCGAGCGACGGCACCCGCAAATGGCTCTTCCGCTTCCGCGACCCTGCCAATCCCAACATGCCTCCGGTCGAGGTCGAAACCGTCTACATTCCCGAGACGGACCGCGGCACGCTCTGCGTCTCCTCCCAGGTCGGCTGCACGCTGACCTGCTCGTTCTGCCATACCGGCACGCAGACGCTGGTGCGCAACCTCACGGCCGGCGAAATCCTCGGCCAGGTCCTCATGGCGCGTGAGCGCCTCGGCGACTTCCCGGGCGGCTCGCGCCCGACCGACGGCCTCGTCCCGTCCGGGGAAACCCGCGCCATCACCAATATCGTGATGATGGGCATGGGCGAGCCGCTCTACAATTACGACAACGTCAAGCAGGCTTTGCTCATCGCCTCGGACGAAGCCGGCATCTCGCTCTCCAAGCGCCGCATCACGCTTTCGACCTCGGGCGTCGTGCCCAAGATCGGTCCGACCGGCTCGGAGATCGGCGTCATGCTCGCCATCTCCCTTCACGCCGTACGCGACGACCTGCGCGACATTCTCGTGCCCATCAACAAGAAGTGGCCGCTCAAGGAATTGCTGCAGGCCTGCCGCGATTATCCGGGGCTTTCCAACGCCCGTCGCATCACCTTCGAATACGTGATGCTGCGCGACATCAACGATTCCGATGCCGATGCCCGCGAACTGGTGCGGCTCCTGGCCGGCATCCCGGCCAAGATCAACCTCATTCCCTTCAATCCCTGGCCGGGCAGTAACTACGAATGCTCGACCTCCTCGCGCATCGAGAAGTTCGCCGACATCGTCAACCGCGCCGGCTACGCCTCACCGGTCCGCACTCCGCGCGGCCGCGATATCTTCGCCGCCTGCGGGCAGCTGAAGAGCGAAACCGAGCGCCTCTCCAAAAAGGACCGCGAGGCCCTTGCCGGCTGA
- a CDS encoding invasion associated locus B family protein: MNFAHKRRAAFFLAGLALLTASAQAQGVRLLGDFRDWSSYAANDASGSVCFALSKPKSVNPTPDGYGQAYLYLTHRPTENVTNELNLVAGFTFAPDTPATLSVGSQVFQLFTENDAAWLQDPGQTDALASAIRAGSTLVIEGTSDKGIRVTQTFSLSGATAASKAIDTGC; this comes from the coding sequence ATGAACTTCGCTCACAAGCGCCGCGCCGCCTTCTTCCTTGCCGGCCTTGCCCTCCTGACCGCGTCCGCCCAGGCTCAGGGCGTCCGCCTTCTGGGCGATTTTCGCGATTGGTCCTCCTACGCGGCCAATGACGCTTCCGGCTCGGTCTGCTTTGCGCTTTCCAAGCCCAAGAGCGTCAATCCGACGCCCGATGGCTATGGCCAGGCCTATCTCTACCTGACCCATCGCCCCACCGAGAACGTCACCAACGAACTCAACCTCGTGGCGGGCTTCACCTTTGCCCCCGATACCCCGGCAACACTCAGCGTCGGCAGCCAGGTCTTCCAGCTCTTCACCGAGAACGACGCCGCCTGGCTGCAGGATCCCGGCCAGACCGATGCCCTGGCCAGCGCCATCCGCGCCGGCTCGACCCTCGTCATCGAGGGCACGTCCGACAAGGGTATCCGCGTCACCCAGACCTTCTCGCTCTCGGGCGCGACCGCGGCCTCCAAGGCCATCGATACCGGATGCTAG
- a CDS encoding invasion associated locus B family protein yields the protein MKSSTRGLLFPLLAGAIAVSGLTPALAQDAGAKSLGTFKAWTAWQGTDANGMICYISAQPSASEPKGANRDPIHFLVIHRKGLGTKNEVQTLIGYPYNAQSPNASAAIDGKTYPMVTEGSAAWLASAGDESGFVGAMKAGSNLVVKGTSQRGTNTSDTYSLSGATAAMAAIDKACS from the coding sequence ATGAAATCCTCGACCCGTGGCTTGCTGTTCCCACTTCTGGCAGGCGCCATTGCGGTCAGCGGGCTCACACCTGCGCTGGCCCAGGACGCCGGTGCCAAGAGCCTTGGGACGTTCAAGGCCTGGACGGCCTGGCAGGGCACCGACGCCAATGGCATGATCTGCTACATCTCCGCCCAGCCGAGCGCGAGTGAACCGAAGGGCGCCAATCGCGACCCCATTCATTTCCTCGTGATCCACCGCAAGGGCCTGGGCACCAAGAACGAAGTCCAGACGCTTATCGGCTACCCCTACAATGCCCAGTCGCCCAATGCGAGCGCGGCCATTGATGGCAAGACCTACCCCATGGTGACCGAAGGCTCGGCCGCCTGGCTGGCGAGCGCGGGCGACGAAAGCGGGTTTGTGGGCGCCATGAAGGCGGGCTCGAACCTGGTGGTCAAGGGCACCAGCCAGCGCGGCACCAATACCAGCGACACCTATTCGCTCAGCGGCGCCACCGCGGCGATGGCTGCGATCGACAAGGCCTGCAGCTAA
- the thpR gene encoding RNA 2',3'-cyclic phosphodiesterase, which produces MPRLFTGLEVPREVAFALSLKRGGLHGARWIDPENYHITLRFIGDVDYSTANEVSDSLERLANGLSFSVRLNQLGAFGGNKPHALYAGVEMNETLTRLQAAHERVLQRIGLEPESRKYTPHVTLARLRGTSPEELARFLALSGRFEPLAFPVGRFVLYSSRDSVGGGPYVVEQSYPLAA; this is translated from the coding sequence ATGCCTCGTCTCTTCACCGGTCTGGAGGTCCCCCGAGAGGTGGCCTTCGCCCTCTCGCTCAAACGCGGCGGCTTGCACGGCGCGCGCTGGATCGATCCTGAAAATTATCACATCACGCTGCGCTTCATCGGCGACGTCGATTATTCGACCGCCAACGAGGTGAGCGACAGCCTGGAACGGCTCGCCAACGGCCTCTCATTCTCGGTGCGGCTCAATCAGCTCGGCGCGTTCGGAGGCAACAAGCCCCATGCGCTCTATGCCGGTGTGGAGATGAACGAGACGCTCACCCGCCTGCAGGCCGCTCACGAAAGAGTGCTCCAGCGTATCGGGCTCGAGCCCGAGAGCCGCAAATACACCCCCCACGTGACCCTGGCGCGGCTGCGTGGCACCTCCCCTGAGGAACTGGCCCGGTTCCTGGCGCTTTCCGGGCGTTTCGAGCCTTTGGCCTTCCCCGTTGGGCGGTTCGTCCTCTATTCGAGCCGGGATTCTGTGGGCGGTGGCCCCTATGTGGTGGAACAGAGCTATCCGCTCGCTGCCTGA